TCGGCCGCGCCGGAGAGGCCCTCGGGCTTTGGGAGGGACAGGACGGCTCCCGGGACGACCGGGTGTACGTCGAGCGGGGGGAATGCCTCTACGCCCTGGGCCGCGTGGATGAGGCACGTTCGAGCTGGCTGGCCAAGCTGGACCGGGCGAACCTGCGGCCGGGTGACGTGCGGACGGTGGCGCGGATTTTCTCCGACCACGGTCTCAACGAAGACGCGCTGGGTCTGCTGGAAAACCCGCCCGTCGGCGCCTTGGTGGATTACGCCCGGGACATCGCCCGGCTTCTCTACACCCTCGGGCGCTACCGGGATGCCGCCGAGACCTGCGCCGAGACCGTCTCATCGGAAGGCCCCGACTCTTGGAGCGTCGAGTTCTTCGAGGGTTTCGGCGCGACGGAGGAGATGTCGCTCACCGCCCTGGAGGTTATCGAAAACCGTGAAGAGCCTATTTTCGGCCGCATCCGCCTGAATCTCGCCCTCTCGCCCTGGGCGCTCGCCACCGTGAATGACGGTCCCGACCCTCTGCCCCACCCCTGGGCGGAAGAAAAACCGACGCCGGTGTTGGACGATCGGGCCTGCCGGATCGTCGAGGACGAGATCCGCAGCCTGACGGCCTTCTTCGCCCTGCACACCGACGCCCTCCCACAGTTGATCGGAGCGGGTGGTATCCTCCCCATCGAGGTGGTGAACGCCCTGGGATGGGCCGGGCTTCCCGAGCTCGCGCTCGACGCCGCCCTGAGTCTGGCCTTCCTGGATGGTCTGACCGCCGACGCCCGGGTGGCGCTCGCGTCCGCCGGCCTGTCATTCGCCTGCACATCCAACCTGAGCGCCCGCGGCATCGAGCCGGATAAAATCCTCGCCCTGAACCCGGCCGACCGTGAACTGAAGTGGCGGACGGCCCTCTTCCTCCTGCGCGGCGGCAGGCCCGCCGAGGCGGAAGCCCTGTTGGAGGAACTGACCGGGGGCCACGGTTACGGTCCCGACGAGGAACAGCTCCTCGCCGCCCGTATCGAGGCCGCCATGCTCCGGGGCGAGCCGGAACGGGCCTGGAACCTCACCGGGCGGACGCCCGACAACCTCGTCGAGCCGACCGACCCGGAGCTCCACTACCAGTTGACCCTCCTGCAGCTCAACCACCTGGTCGAGGGACTTGAAGAAGACCCGTCCCTCGATCCGGCGCCGACCGTGGATTGGGTCCGGCGATACATCGCGCGGAACGGGGACGACCCGCGGGCCACGGACCTCTTACGCCTGGTTCTCGCCTCGGGCTACGCCGAAAATCCCGATGAAAAGGGGGCGTTCGCCGACCTGGTGAAGGCCTACCTGGCCGGCGTCCGGGGTGACTCGTCCGGGGAGGAGCAGTACCTCCGCAAGGCCCAGACCCCCGGCGGGCCGCTGGGCGACGAGGCAGCCGTCCAACTGGCCGACCTCCTCGCCGGGAAGGGGGATTACGCCTCGGCCCGCGCCGTTTTAGAGGACGTCATCGCCGCCGGCACCGTGGGAACGGGCGACCGGGCGCTGGCCCTGGCGGCCTGGCTCGACGCCGATTTTCTGCGGGATGCCGAGGGCGCGACGGGCGACCTGACGAGGTTGATCAACGAGTACCCCGGGTCGGTGCTACTGGAATACGCCCGCCGCGGTCTGGCCGCCCTGAACCGATGACCGGGCGAGACGACGCGGCGCTCCGGCGCCTCGACGAGATTTACCGGAGCTGCGCCCTCTGCCCCAGGGCCTGCGGAGTGGACCGGACGGCGGGGGAGCACGGGGGCCTGAACCGGCGGCCGACCCCCGCCGAGTTGGAGGATGTCCGGGAGTACGCTCGGGGGCTGGGTCTCCATCGCGGATTTTAAAGACGCGCCGAACCACTTGAAAAAGGAGGCCCCGCGGCCTCCCCTTTTTATAACCTCAAGGTGCTTTTTCCTCTCCCTAAAAAAAGGGAGGCCATCGGCTCTCCCTTTTCCTAAAGACCTCCCGGGTGCCATTTCTTCATATTTAAAAGGGAGGCCCCAGAGCCTCCCCTCATTCAATCAAAACCGGTGGATCAGGGCGCGAAGACGCCCTTTATGCCGCCCCAGCTTACCTCATCCACCGACGAGATCTGGGTGAAGTAGAACATCATGTTCTTGAACATGTTTACCGTAACGGGCGTTTGTGACATACGCCACCATTCCGCGGCGTCCCGGTTTCCGTTCCAGTAGACCACGATGCCGCCTCGGGGCGGAACCATCTCCGTGACGAGGATTTTCGCCGGTCCCACATTGATGCCGTTGACGAGGGTGACGGCCACCGCGTATGTCCCGGGCAGTCTCGGTTCGGCCATGTCGTAGTCGGAGGCATAGGTTATTATATCATAGGTTCCGTCATAATAACCGGCCTCACCGTCGGCGATCCAGTTATCCGGCTTGGTGATGGTAAACCGTTCGCAGAAGGGGTAGTCACCGTAGGTTGTGGAGCCAACCAGCTCGGCCATCAATGGGTCGTTGGGGCTGCCCAGAGAATCCTCACCGGTCACCACCAGGCAGTTTCCCTCGCCGACCCACTCACGCATGGTGCCGTACTCGCTCTGGGATATGGCCCGGTTGTCGTTGTACCAGAGGATGATGTCGTAGTTCAAGAGGAAGTTCAAATCCGACGATTTATTCATAATCCAGTTATTGTGCCAATGGTCGAAACTGATTCCCATATCGGTGAGGATATTCTCCACGCTGTCCAGATTGTTGTAGTCGCCGGGCATGCCGTAATCGGGGGAGGAGTCGTCCAGGAGCAGCAAATTGTAACCCGACGCCCCGAAAACCATCGCAAAGCAAAGAGTGATAGCGGTAAGTTTCATCTCTCATCTCCCCGAATCAGGGGTAACTTTTTAGTTTACGAAGCACACACACGGGAAAAACCTTCGCACCAGAGGAATTATATACTAACCGGGGTCACGGCGTGAACATCCCCTTTATCCCGCCCCAGCTCATCTCCTGGACGGGCACCAGTTCGACGAGGTAATCCATCATGTTCCGGAACATGTTGACCGTAGCCGGAGTCTGCGACATGCGCCACCACTCGATGGAATCCCAGTTGCCGTTCCAGTAGATGATGATCCCCCCGTCGCCCACGTCCTCGGTGAGGAGGATTTTCGCCGGCCCCATGACGTGGCCGGTGTACGCGGTGGCGATTTTCTGTGTGCCGGGCGCCGGCTGGGCCCAGTCGTGGTCCGTGCCGTCGGGGATGACGGGATAGCCGCCGGAGAAGTACCCCCACGGGCCGTCCATGATGAAGTTGTCCGAATCACCGACTGCGAAGGAGTCGCAGAAGGGGTAGTCGCCATAGGTTGAAGAGCCCACAAGTTGGGCCATGAGGGGGTCGTTCGGGTTCCCCAGGGAGTCGTAGCCGGTGATAATGAGGTAGTTCCCGTTCGACACCCATTCCAGCAGTGTATCGTACTCCTTTTGGGTGATGACGCGCTGGTCGTTGTAGAAGATGATGATCCGGTAGTCGTCCAGGTAGTCCGGATTCTCGGTGATGTCAGGATACCGCCAGCGGTTGTCGTGCTCATGGGTGTAAGCGATACCCAGCTCGTCCAACTTCTCCTCGACCTTGTCGAGGTTCGGGAAATTATTGTAGTAGTCCGGGCCGCCTTGATCAATCGCGTTGTCGTCCACGAGCAGGAGGTCCGTCGCCCCCGCGGCGGTGAAACCGAGGAAGAGCAACGCGAGAAGCATTCGTTTCATGAATCGCCCCTTTCCCGTAGCCTCCGGCAGACAATTTCCACCCTAAAAGTGCCGGGGCGCGTCGGGGAACCCGGTTAATTCCTCCAAGCCAGTCTAAATATAGCACCGGAATTCCCGTGCGTCAATAGAATGTGCGGCTTGACTAAACCCGCCATGCCAGGCAAAATCCCAACAGATGGACGATAACCGGTCTTTACAGGTCAGATGCCCCGCCAAGGTCAACCTCGGCCTCGCCGTTCTCGGGCGGCGCGACGACGGCTACCACGACGTGGAAACAATTCTGGCGGCCATCTCCCTGGGGGACAACCTGACCGTGCACAGGGCGGAGCGTCTTTCGCTCACGGTGCACGGCCAGCCGGGCATCCCGACGGACCGGCGCAATTTAGTGTGGCGGGCCGCCGAGGCCTTCGCCGCGGCCACCGGAACCCCGCCGGCCGCGCGGATCGAGATTTCCAAGCACATCCCCCTCGGGAGCGGGCTGGGTGGCGGATCCAGCGACGCCGCGGGCACCCTGGTGGCCCTGAATCGGCTCCAGGGCGACCCCCTCGACCTGGAACAGCTACAGGGGCTGGCCGCCGGGCTGGGGTCCGACGTGCCGTTCTTTCTGGAGGGCGGAATCGCGTTGGCCGAGGGGCGCGGCGAGCGGCTCACCAGGCTCGCGCAAAGGAAAGTTTACATAGTACTGGCCTTCCCCAATGCCGCGGTTTCTACGGCCTGGGCCTACAAACAACTCACGGCGGAGGATTTCGGCAATCTCCCCCGGGAGGAGATCGAGGGCTGGCTCTCGGGTGGAGAGGCTCCGCCGGAACTGCCCAACGCATTTGCCACCAAAATTGTCCGCTTCTTCCACGAAATCGGCCGCACCTTGGACGCGCTGCGCGCCAGCGGCCTGAAACCGGTCAGCCTGTCCGGCTCCGGGGCCTGTTGCTTCGGCGTCGCCAGTGGTGAAAAGGGGGCTTTTCAGCTCGCCAACGAGCTGGAATCGAGAGGAATAGCCTCGATTCCAACGGAAGTTATTGACAAAGGCGTCTCGATGGTCGAGAATAAAAAAGCCTGAAGCTTTGTCATCCATGAGGAGGCAATTGTGGAAATCACCGAGGTGAGGGTCAGCCTGCGCGATGAGGAAAAGCTGAAGGCTTACGCCTCCATCGTATTCGACAACTGTTTCATCATCAAAGACCTGCGCGTCATTGACGGCAACGACCGTCTGTGGGTGGCCATGCCGAACAAAAAGCGCCGCGACGGCACGCGCCGCGACGTCTGCCACCCGCTGAACGCCGAGACGCGGTCCAAGATAGAGGAAGCGGTGCTGTCGAAGTACGACGAGCTCATGCGGGCGGGCCTCTACGACGGCTCCCCCAAAGCCGGAGGAACCGAGGACGCCCCCGAGGAGTTCGAAGAGGGCGAAGCATAACCTCAGCGTTCACGCACGGAACGTACGTTCAACGGCAGCCGTCCGACGCACCAGCCCCATACCCGGTCGTCGGGTAAGGGGTGAGCCGGAAGAGCCCTGGGGCGTCGACAAGCGGTAAGTCAACGGCCTTTGGAGCCGTCATCGTAGGTTCGAATCCTACCGCCCCAGCCAGGTGATTTGATAATCCCCTCGACTGGATAGAAAAAGCCGTACCGGACGGCTTTTTTTACGCGCCCACCCCAGGGTGAAGGACCGCGACAAGGTGTAAAAAAACAGGGTTGCCGACCCCGATTAACCGTTATCAATCCCGCGAGACAAGGGGTTTAAACCCCTTGTTTCCAATGCAGCCCGGAACCCGAGCCGAAGATAGGGCTCAGGGGAGACGGGTCAGGACAACGCCGGTCTGCGCGTCCACCACGAACTCGGTGAAAGCGGCCTCGTCGTCGGGATTCATCCGCACGGCAAGCCTCTGAAAAACCCGATACGTGACGTTGTTGAGCCAGGGGTCGCCGAGATTCTCCGGGTCGCCCTGGTGAACGAGGTAAATGCGGAAAAGCTCCCACCGGCTCTTTTCCGTCTCACGACGGTCGTCGGAGGCCGTCGCGGCCTCCAGGGCGGCGGGGGAATCCACGGCGGGACGGCCCAGAGCAAGTCTCGCCGAACCCAGGGGCCAGCTCGTGAAATCGCCGGCGGGTGAGTCCGGGGGGGAATCCTCCTGTACCGCCGGTTGGGCCCCCGCGGTGAGCGCAACGGAGAGAATCCGCTTCAGCCCGTTGGAGTAGAAGGCGACCACCCACTCCCGGCTCCCGCCCCCCGCTGGCTGATCGCCGGAGGCGGCGGCGTAGGCTATTGCGTCGTGGGACCAGCCGCGCCCCAGCGGGTCGGCGAGCTCGAGGGCCTCCAGGGCGGTCCAGGTATCTTTCGCGTAGAGCTCGACCAGCCCGCCGGCAGCCCGTTCCAAGAATCCGC
The window above is part of the bacterium genome. Proteins encoded here:
- the ispE gene encoding 4-(cytidine 5'-diphospho)-2-C-methyl-D-erythritol kinase, whose protein sequence is MDDNRSLQVRCPAKVNLGLAVLGRRDDGYHDVETILAAISLGDNLTVHRAERLSLTVHGQPGIPTDRRNLVWRAAEAFAAATGTPPAARIEISKHIPLGSGLGGGSSDAAGTLVALNRLQGDPLDLEQLQGLAAGLGSDVPFFLEGGIALAEGRGERLTRLAQRKVYIVLAFPNAAVSTAWAYKQLTAEDFGNLPREEIEGWLSGGEAPPELPNAFATKIVRFFHEIGRTLDALRASGLKPVSLSGSGACCFGVASGEKGAFQLANELESRGIASIPTEVIDKGVSMVENKKA
- a CDS encoding SpoVG family protein, producing the protein MEITEVRVSLRDEEKLKAYASIVFDNCFIIKDLRVIDGNDRLWVAMPNKKRRDGTRRDVCHPLNAETRSKIEEAVLSKYDELMRAGLYDGSPKAGGTEDAPEEFEEGEA